The sequence AATTGAAGATATTAAAAAAGAAATAAGCATTGTCAGTGGTCGAAAAGGCTTGTTAAATGTGCTCGTTACATATTCTTCCTCACTGGCGATACCAGTAGACTATTTGCTTCGTTTCACAGAGATCTATCCAGATATTCAATTGAAAATAAGGGAATATCCCGATGAATTCCCGCTCGACCCACTCTTTCAGGAAGAAGTGGATATAGGGCTCGTTCTGGAGCCAGATGAAATCGAAAACTGTGAAACAGAGTTAGTCGCTGAGGGTGAGGCCGTTATTATTGTAGCGAAAACCCATCCGCTGGCAGAAAAAGATGTCTTTTCCGTCGTTGATTTAGAAAATGTGCCGTTAATCATAAAAGCGGCCGGCACAGGTAGAGAACATCGATTTGTGGAAACATGCCTCGAACATGGATTTACACCAAACATTACTCATGAATTCGGAAACACAATCACAGCCCATCGTTTATGTGAAGCGAATGGCCAAGTGGCTGTCTCCGTTGATTTTGTTGAAGAAGCGATAGGCAATGAAAACATAAAAGTCATTCGACTAAAAGAAAGCATCCCACAAAACGTGTACCTTGTTTTTAGAAAAAGGGATATGCAATCGAAGGCTGTTTCTCAATTTCAAAATTACATGAAAGAAAAAAGCAAATGGCTTTGATGAGAACCTTTCCTGTCTAAGCGATTTGTTTTTTTGTGGGCAAAAAAGGCTAGTACAAATGAGATGAACATTGTGTGTATGAACGAATCGTTACTACCTCCTAACTTTTCGTTGATGGTTAACCCTATTTAGATACGGTACCCTAATGGTGTAACCACCTGAAACCGTATACAAACAACGGTTACAAAAATGGGCAGAGCGGGGGAAAGACATGAGTAAGACGAAGGGGAGCAAGAAAACGCTAGGAATTATCGCCATCATTGCGATCGTATTGATCATTGCGACTGCAATCACGGCGTCATTTGTAAGCGTGGGACAAATGGTAAAAATCTTGCTTATTGGTGTTATCATTCTTGGAATCGTTATCTTTGTTTTTGGCTTTATGCAAGCGAGACGAAATCCAACCGAGAAAAAAGGGAAGCGGAGAATATGGCTCTCGCTACTGAGTCTTGGTGTGATTGCCGTCGTCATCCTTAATGGTGTTATTTATAATTTTAACGTTGTTATCAATCAATACTTAGCGAAAGCGGAAATTGATGAAGAAGAACGAGCGAAGGTGACAGCAGACGCAAAAGCGACTTCGGAAGAAGTTGAAAACGAAGGAATTGTTCTTCTTGAAAATAAAGGCAATGCACTTCCACTGAATGTGGACAATGCCACTGAAAAGAATGTCAATGTGTTTGGCCAAGCGTCAGTGAGAATGTTCTATGGGGGCAGCGGCTCTGGCGCAGGGGAGGAAAAAGAAAACATTGATCTTCAACAAGGACTGGAAAATGCAGGGTTTGTCGTCAATGATGAACTGACTGACTTTTACCAAGAGCATGCTCCTGAAAAAGAGGAACAGAACAACTTAAATATAACAGGCGGTGATTATACGTTGAGCGAACCGCCAAACAGTGAAATGAGCGAAGACATGTGGGCAAATGCAGAGCAGTTCTCTGACGTGGCTTTAATTGTTCTCGCACGGACAGGCGGAGAAGCGGACGATTTGCCATTTGAGACAGCCGAGTATGGCGGGTCCGAAGATCGTCATTTTCTAGAATTGACGGAGCAAGAAGAAGAATTAATTGATACGGTTACCTCTAGAGATTTTGAGAAGGTCGTCGTCGTGCTTAACTCAAGCAATGCGATGGAATTAGGATTTTTAGAAGAGAAAGAGATTGATGCTGCGATTTGGATTGGTTTTCCTGGTTCCACAGGAAACAACAGCGTAGGCAATGTTTTAGCTGGCAATGTAAACCCGTCTGGACGATTGGTAGACACGTATGCCTACGACGTCACATCATCGCCAGCTTATTACAATGCAGGTGACTTTAAGTATGCCAATACGGAGCATAAGGCAGTCGATAAAATATTTGGCGAATACGACAATTTCCACACATTTGTTAATTATGAAGAAGGCATTTATGTCGGCTATCGTTACTATGAAACTCGTTTTGTTGATAATGAAACCGGAGAGATTGACGAAGAGGCCTACCAACAAGTTGTCCAATATCCGTTCGGTTACGGCTTGAGTTATACGAACTTCGACCAGGAGATCACCGATTACCAAACTACGGATGATGTGATTGCAGTTGAAGTGACAGTGACAAATACAGGAAATGCAGCAGGCAAAGAAGTCGTTCAGTTGTATTACACCCCTCCGTATTATGAAGATGGAATGGAGAAGTCACATGTTGTGCTCGGTGCTTTTGACAAAACGGAGTTGCTTGAACCAGGCGCTTCAGAAACAGTCAAACTGGAGATTCCAGTTGAGGAAATGGCATCCTACGACGACCAACATGAAAAAGCCTATGTGCTTGATCATGGAACCTATGAAATCAAACTGATGGAAAATGCCCATGAAGTAATCGATTCTAGAACGTATGAAGTGAATGACACGATTGTATATAACGAAGAGAACAAACGTGCTTCCGATCACATGACCGCAACAAATGTGTTTGATGAGGCAAGGGGCGATTTAACGTATGTATCACGAGCTGATTGGGAAGGCACATTGCCAACAGAGCGGACCGAAGATAAGGAGGCATCGCCAGAGCTGCTTCAAGCTTTGGAAGATCCGGAAGTCGTCAACCATCCAGATGACGCAGATATTGTTTTTGCAGACCATGGATTGGAACTTGAAGATGTAGCAGGTCTAGATTATGACGATCCAAAATGGAACGATTTGCTGGAACAACTTTCTGTGGAAGAAATGGCGCAATTAATCGGCTTTGGCGGATATGCAACACAACCGCTTGAATCAATTAATAAGCCTGCGACAACAGATGTGGACGGACCAGCAGGGATCAACCATCTAGTTAACGGACTGAAAGGAACACAGTATCCGAACGCAGTCGTTCTTTCCTCGACATGGAATGTCGATCTCGTTCAGCAGATGGGAGAAGCACTCGGCAATGAAGCGTTGGCTTACGGCATTAGCGGGTGGTACGCTCCAGGCATGAATATTCACCGGACGCCGTTCTCTGGGCGAAACTTTGAATATTATTCTGAGGATGGATTGCTGTCAGGCAAGATGGGCTCCGCTGTCGTTCAAGGAGCGCTGTCGAAAGGAGTCTATCCTTACATCAAACACTTTGCTATGAACGACCAAGACACGAACCGTTACGGGGTTGCGACTTGGTCAAATGAACAAGCGATACGTGAGCTTTATCTCAAACCGTTTGAGCTGTCTGTAAAAGAGGGTGGAGCGACGGCTGTAATGTCTGCTTATAACCGAATTGGCACAACGTGGGCCGGTGTACATGAAGGTTTGCTAACAACGGTTCTTCGTGAAGAGTGGGGCTTTAATGGCATGGTTGTTTCCGATTTCGACCGATTCCCATTCATGATTCCAGATTTGATGATTCGCGCCGGCAATGACTTAATGCTGACAACCGTTGGCGATAAGCCGACAGAATTGAGTACAGAAACGAACACCGGTAAACAAGCAATGCGAAAAGCGAGCCACAATATTCTTTATACCGTTGCCAACAGCAATGCACTTGAAATCAACGCGACGCCATATCCGTATTGGCTACTCGCTCTCGGTGCAGGGGATACGATCCTGCTTGCATTGCTGGCGCTTGGCTTCAACAAAGTGACACGGCGGAAACACGACGTGACGGGAACAAGCGAAACGTAAAAGGATACAGAGAGAACAGCAAGTTTCACACTAGAGGATAGAGCTTAGGCGGTAGCTGCTTGTCGGCTGCCGCCCTAAGGCTAAATGGGGATACGGAGATGAAACATAAACACTTAATCGAACAGATGACATTGGAGGAGAAGGCCTCCTTAATGTCTGGGAAAGATTTCTGGCAGACTCAGGATATTGCCCGCCTCGGGATTAACAGCATCTTTCTCGCGGATGGCCCCCATGGCGTTCGCAAGCAGGCGAAAGCAGCGGACCACCTTGGTCTAAACCCAAGCATTCCGGCGACATGTTTTCCTACAGCGGCCACAGTGGCGAACAGCTGGAACGCTGAACTAGGGGAGAAAATCGGACAGTATCTCGGGAAAGAGGCGGTATCGCAGAAAGTCCATGTGCTGCTTGGACCTGGCGTCAATATGAAGCGAGATCCGTTGTGCGGAAGAAACTTTGAGTATTTCAGCGAGGATCCCTACCATGCTGGCAAAATGGCCGCAAGCTATATACGCGGCATTCAGTCGCAAGGAATTTCAGCGTGTGTTAAACACTTTGCTGCCAATAACCAAGAAGAAAGAAGAATGTCGATCGACACGATTGTCGATGAACGAACGTTAAGAGAAATTTATTTAACCGCATTTGAAATCGCTGTTCACGAAGGCCAGACTAAGACGGTCATGTCATCTTACAATAAGCTCAACGGAGCTTATACCAATGAAAACGTCCATTTAATGCGTGACATTTTGCGAGACGAGTGGAATTTCGATGGCGTGGTCGTAACCGATTGGGGAGGAAGCCACGACCGTGTCGCTGGCTTAATCGCCGGAAACGAACTAGAAATGCCAACAACGGCAGGGGAAACAAACCAAGAGATAATCGACGCAATCCAAAGTGGCAAATTAAAAGAAGACGTATTAGATGAATGCGTTGATCGCTTATTAACGCTTATTTTCACTACAGAAGAAGCGTTCCAACAGCAACATGAAATTGTGTTTGATCAAAAAGCCCATCATCAAGTTGCACAACAAGCGGCGGAAGAATCGATTGTCCTGTTGAAAAATGAAGAGCATATCTTACCCCTTAAGAAAGGGACAAAGGTCGCTATTATTGGCGACTTCGCCGAAAATCCAAGGTACCAAGGAGCCGGCTCTTCCATTGTGAATCCGACCATTTTAGATCATACGCTTGATTGTGTTAAAAAATCAGTCATTGAGCATGTTGGCTATGAACCGGGATTTGAGCGTTATGGTAAACGAAATAAAAAGAAACTCGAAAGAGCATGCGCGCTCGCGAAACAAGCAGACGTTGTTCTTCTCTACATCGGATTAGATGAAGCAACAGAGGCTGAAGGGTTAGACCGTGAAAACATGAAAATCCCAGAAAATCAAATTGAATTACTCCACACTTTAGCAGAAGTGAATCCCAATATTGTCGTCATATTGTCGTGTGGTTCTGCGATTGAAATGCCTTGGATCGATAAAACAAAAGGGCTTGTCCACGGCTATTTAAGTGGCCAGGCGGGGGCAACAGCGATCTTTCGAGTATTGACCGGTGAGGTAAATCCATCAGGGAAATTAGCAGAAACGTACCCATTAACTTATGAGGACACACCAAGCTATCACCATTTTCCTGGAAAAGAAGTGACAGTCGAATACCGGGAATCCTTGTATATCGGCTATCGTTATTATGATACAGCCAACGTTCCAGTATTGTTCCCATTCGGCTATGGACTTAGTTACACAACGTTCGAATATGGAGACATTCAAGTAAGCAAGGATCAAGTAACTTTTTCGCTGACGAATACGGGGAATGTAGCCGGAAAGGAAATCGCGCAAGTATATATTGGTTGTCAATCAGACGCGATTTTTCGCCCGAAAAAAGAACTAAAGGGATTTAAAAAGGTGTTCTTACGCGCAGGTGAAACGAAGACGGTCACGATTCCTTTAGATGATAAAGCGTTTCGCTATTTCAATGTCAAAACGAATCAATGGGAGATTGAAACGGCAACGTATGACGTAATGATCGGTGCATCTAGTGTTGATATCCGTCTTTCAGAATCACTCATGATCGAAGGGACAAATGCGCCAATTCCTTATGATAAAGAGAAACTACCAACGTATTATGAGGGGAAAGCAAACAATGTGAACGTGGAAGAATTTGAGC is a genomic window of Shouchella clausii containing:
- a CDS encoding LysR family transcriptional regulator, which produces MNTEALEYFIKVYEKKSVTAAAKELYITPQGVSKTIKQLELELETELFYRGPRGVEATEAGELLHARAKHLRYLIEDIKKEISIVSGRKGLLNVLVTYSSSLAIPVDYLLRFTEIYPDIQLKIREYPDEFPLDPLFQEEVDIGLVLEPDEIENCETELVAEGEAVIIVAKTHPLAEKDVFSVVDLENVPLIIKAAGTGREHRFVETCLEHGFTPNITHEFGNTITAHRLCEANGQVAVSVDFVEEAIGNENIKVIRLKESIPQNVYLVFRKRDMQSKAVSQFQNYMKEKSKWL
- a CDS encoding beta-glucosidase: MSKTKGSKKTLGIIAIIAIVLIIATAITASFVSVGQMVKILLIGVIILGIVIFVFGFMQARRNPTEKKGKRRIWLSLLSLGVIAVVILNGVIYNFNVVINQYLAKAEIDEEERAKVTADAKATSEEVENEGIVLLENKGNALPLNVDNATEKNVNVFGQASVRMFYGGSGSGAGEEKENIDLQQGLENAGFVVNDELTDFYQEHAPEKEEQNNLNITGGDYTLSEPPNSEMSEDMWANAEQFSDVALIVLARTGGEADDLPFETAEYGGSEDRHFLELTEQEEELIDTVTSRDFEKVVVVLNSSNAMELGFLEEKEIDAAIWIGFPGSTGNNSVGNVLAGNVNPSGRLVDTYAYDVTSSPAYYNAGDFKYANTEHKAVDKIFGEYDNFHTFVNYEEGIYVGYRYYETRFVDNETGEIDEEAYQQVVQYPFGYGLSYTNFDQEITDYQTTDDVIAVEVTVTNTGNAAGKEVVQLYYTPPYYEDGMEKSHVVLGAFDKTELLEPGASETVKLEIPVEEMASYDDQHEKAYVLDHGTYEIKLMENAHEVIDSRTYEVNDTIVYNEENKRASDHMTATNVFDEARGDLTYVSRADWEGTLPTERTEDKEASPELLQALEDPEVVNHPDDADIVFADHGLELEDVAGLDYDDPKWNDLLEQLSVEEMAQLIGFGGYATQPLESINKPATTDVDGPAGINHLVNGLKGTQYPNAVVLSSTWNVDLVQQMGEALGNEALAYGISGWYAPGMNIHRTPFSGRNFEYYSEDGLLSGKMGSAVVQGALSKGVYPYIKHFAMNDQDTNRYGVATWSNEQAIRELYLKPFELSVKEGGATAVMSAYNRIGTTWAGVHEGLLTTVLREEWGFNGMVVSDFDRFPFMIPDLMIRAGNDLMLTTVGDKPTELSTETNTGKQAMRKASHNILYTVANSNALEINATPYPYWLLALGAGDTILLALLALGFNKVTRRKHDVTGTSET
- a CDS encoding beta-glucosidase, producing the protein MKHKHLIEQMTLEEKASLMSGKDFWQTQDIARLGINSIFLADGPHGVRKQAKAADHLGLNPSIPATCFPTAATVANSWNAELGEKIGQYLGKEAVSQKVHVLLGPGVNMKRDPLCGRNFEYFSEDPYHAGKMAASYIRGIQSQGISACVKHFAANNQEERRMSIDTIVDERTLREIYLTAFEIAVHEGQTKTVMSSYNKLNGAYTNENVHLMRDILRDEWNFDGVVVTDWGGSHDRVAGLIAGNELEMPTTAGETNQEIIDAIQSGKLKEDVLDECVDRLLTLIFTTEEAFQQQHEIVFDQKAHHQVAQQAAEESIVLLKNEEHILPLKKGTKVAIIGDFAENPRYQGAGSSIVNPTILDHTLDCVKKSVIEHVGYEPGFERYGKRNKKKLERACALAKQADVVLLYIGLDEATEAEGLDRENMKIPENQIELLHTLAEVNPNIVVILSCGSAIEMPWIDKTKGLVHGYLSGQAGATAIFRVLTGEVNPSGKLAETYPLTYEDTPSYHHFPGKEVTVEYRESLYIGYRYYDTANVPVLFPFGYGLSYTTFEYGDIQVSKDQVTFSLTNTGNVAGKEIAQVYIGCQSDAIFRPKKELKGFKKVFLRAGETKTVTIPLDDKAFRYFNVKTNQWEIETATYDVMIGASSVDIRLSESLMIEGTNAPIPYDKEKLPTYYEGKANNVNVEEFEQLLGRHVPVATWDRSKPLGYNDTIAQCQYAKGMAARLAFHCITFAHRFLKRIGKRETANLIMMSVYHMPFRGIARLTGGMINMPMVDGLLLIANGHLFKGLRHFLRERKQYNKHLKNRSQSI